The following proteins are co-located in the Dietzia timorensis genome:
- a CDS encoding ComF family protein, producing the protein MLGAIADLVAPRTCAGCGVRGEALCAACRTELRGSPLRVRLRADVPVPVFACGRYGGASQAVINAYKEQGRTELSRGLGDSAAQLLWELIDLGEIPEPHDTPLALVPAPASASAIRRRGFDHIARWTERTTRVLSASLPPGSVVMTQALQVRGRVRDAAGLSAGARAENLAGSIVAAPLRILGGDDPAKVWAQMRDGTRHVIVVDDVVTTGATMAECVRALARIGLRTDSAVALRAA; encoded by the coding sequence ATGCTCGGCGCCATCGCGGACCTCGTCGCGCCCAGGACGTGCGCGGGCTGCGGCGTTCGCGGCGAGGCGCTGTGCGCGGCATGCCGGACCGAGTTGCGCGGCTCGCCCCTACGCGTTCGCCTGCGCGCAGACGTGCCGGTTCCGGTGTTCGCCTGCGGTCGGTACGGCGGAGCCTCGCAGGCGGTGATCAACGCCTACAAGGAACAGGGACGCACCGAGCTATCCCGAGGGCTCGGTGACAGCGCTGCGCAGCTGCTCTGGGAGCTCATCGACCTCGGCGAGATCCCGGAGCCACATGACACTCCGCTGGCCCTCGTGCCCGCGCCCGCGAGCGCGTCCGCCATCCGCCGTCGCGGCTTCGACCACATCGCACGCTGGACGGAGCGAACGACGCGGGTGCTCTCGGCCTCGCTTCCGCCCGGCTCCGTCGTCATGACACAGGCGTTGCAGGTGCGGGGGAGGGTGCGCGACGCCGCGGGCTTGTCGGCCGGTGCGCGTGCGGAGAATCTCGCCGGAAGTATCGTCGCCGCGCCGCTGCGGATCCTCGGTGGCGACGACCCCGCGAAAGTGTGGGCGCAGATGCGGGACGGAACGCGGCACGTGATTGTTGTCGACGACGTCGTGACCACCGGCGCGACGATGGCCGAATGCGTACGCGCGCTTGCGCGGATCGGGCTGAGAACCGATTCCGCGGTGGCCTTGCGCGCAGCGTGA